Within Bradymonas sediminis, the genomic segment GCACCTTTTTGGCCCAGACGAAGACGCTTGGCTTCGAGAGTTGCCTGGGGCATTTCCGCCGCCGCGCACTCCCCATGGAGGCGCTTCGCGAGGCTCTCGCCGCGTCCTGGGGCGTGTCTCATAGCGAGCGTTCACGGGTCGAGCAGGTGATCGGCCAGGACCTGCGCTCATTGGGCGGTCTCACCGCGCCGGAGATCGATTTCATCATCGACTTCGTTCGCCCCAAAGCCCTCGACGCCTCACAGTCGCCGACCTCCGATAGCGAGGCCGGCGCGCTCTTCGCCCGCCTTGAGCGCGTCCTGTTGATGCTCGCTGAGCGGCGCCCGTTTTTGCTTGCGCTTGAAGACGTCCACTATGCCGACAGCGCGACGATCTCGTTTTTGGAGTACCTCGCCGTCACGCTGCGCACCCAGTCGGTGCCCCTGGTGGTGATGCTCAGCCTGCGCCCCGAGGAGCGCAGCGTGAACTCGGACCTGGAGCACAGCCTTCGCACCATTAACGCCAATATCGGCGTGGGCTTTAGTCGGATTCGGCTCAAGCGCCTGCGCGGTGGTGAACTGGCGCGTCTACTGGACGCGATTTTACCCCTGCAGCCGCGCCTCAAAGAGCGCATCGCCTGGCTTAGCCAGGGGGTGCCGCTGCACGCGATTCAGATCATTCGCTACCTGCGCAGCGAGGATAAGCTCGTGCTCAGCGGCCGGCGGTGGGCGCTCAAGCTGGGCTCGCCGCGCGAGATCAACCTGCCGCCCGATCTCATGGACTTGATGTATCTTCGCCTGGAGCAGGCCGTCACCGGCTATTCCGGCAGCGCCGACCTGCGGGCCTTGCTCGAGTGGATGGCCGTGCTCGGCATGCGCACGCCGATTGATCTATTGGTCAACGTCCTCGCCGCGACCGGTGATGTGGATGTCGAAGACCTCGACGCCGCGCTCGACTCGCTCATCGACGAGGGCATCATTCACCAGGCGATGCACCGCAATCTGGTCTGCGTCGAATTTGACAGCAGCTTGCTGCGCGAGGCGCTCCTGGGCGCGTTGTCGGACCGTTGGTCGAATCGACGCCTGCACGAAGACGCTGCGCGCCACAAGATCGAGTTTTATCAGGAGAAGGCGCTGGAGCCTGCGCTGGTCGAGATTGCCGAGCATTGGCGCCAGGCCGGGCAAATGGAGGCCTATCGCGACACGCTCTTTGAGGCCGCGTCGCGCGCCAAGGCCCGCTTCGATACCCGCGGGGCGCGCGAGCGATTCCGCGAGTTGATCTACGAATTGGAAGGCCAGGGCGACCGCAGCGACAAATGGGTGCAAACCCACCTTGCGCTGGCCGAGTTGGCGCGCCATTTCGGCGAGTTTGGGCTGGCCGAGGAGCATTATCGTCGGGTGCTGGGCGAGGATGGCTCGGAGCCCTCGATGCGCCCGGAGCACGCCGAAGCCTTGCGCGGCTTCGCTCATCTACTCTTCTTGCAGCGCCGAAATAACGAGGCGCTTCATTGCTATCGTCGCGCGCTTAAGGTCAGCCAGAATTACAAAGACGTCGCCGGCGTCTCCAAGGCCCTGGTGGGGCTGTCGCGGGTCTATTTGATGCGTGGTGACGCGCGCGAAGGCGCCAAGGTGCGCGACCACCTGGAGCAGATGCTGCCGCATTTGCCGCCGGGTGAGACCGCCGGGCGGGTGCTGCTGCATCTGGCCGAAGTCGCCCAGCGCCAGGGTAAGCTGGGCGCGCGCTACGGGTATCTGGTGCGCGCGCGTGACCAGCTCGACGACAGCGCTGACCGCCGAAGCCTCAGCAATGTGCTGCTCGCCCTGGGCAGCTCCTTGATGGACCCGGCGATGAACGCGCCCGACCGGATGCAACGCGCCGAGCAGGTGCTGCGCGAGGGGATGGAGATCAAGCGCTCGGTGGGCGACCGCCACGGCGTCGCCGAGGCCTATCGTCACCTCGGGCAGCTCGAGCTGGAGCAGGCAAACTACCCGGCCGCCCAGCAATTGTTGGAGCAGAGCCTCACGATTCACCAGGCCCTCGGCGCGCCATTTAATATCGGCGCGACCCACAATAGCCTGGCCATCGCGTGCCTGTATCGCGGCGAGTTCAGCGTGGCCGAGGAGCATTGCGACAGGGCGATTGAGCTTTTTGAGCGCATCAACGACCAGATCGCGGTCTCCCACGTGATGCTCAATAAGGCCATCGTCCTGCTGAATCGCTGCGATATCCGCGGCGCCCAGCGCCTGCTGCGCGAATCGCGTCGTATTAAAGAGGCCCTGGGCAGCAATTGGGCGTTGTTTGACCTGCGTAATTATCTGGCGATCTCGGCGATGTGGCTGGGCGATTTCGAACAGGCAGAGCAGGTCCTCGAAGAGACCCTTCGCGGCGTCGACGAGCATGGTACCGACGAGGACCGTACCATCGCACGCAGCCTCAACGGGCTCCTCGCCGCGGTTCAAGGGCGGCTGCAGGTCGCCGCGGTCGAGTTTAGCCGCGCCCGCCAGGACGCCGACGAGCTTGGTATCAACCGTGTCAGCGCGTTCTGCCACGCGAATACCTCGGTTTATGCGTATTTGAACGGCGACCAGGTTGGGTTCGACTCGCTGGTCAACGCGGTCGTGCCGACCAAATTATACCATATGCTGCACCGCGAGATCTGGCTGTCATTTGTCGAGAATATCGTTCATCACGCCGTTCAGCAGGGCCGAGATGCCCACGCCGCGCGCTTGCTTCGCTGCATGTCGGAGCTATTTAATCGCTACGGATACCGCGAGCGTGGCGGGCTTTTACGCAGCGACGCCGAAGCTATTGAGGCTGAGTTAGACGCGCTTAGATCTTAGTTTAAGGCGCTTCTTTCGATTTGAGCACCCGCGCGCGTCGGGGCGCGCATCATTATTCGATTGATTATAAATTGATGGATTCTTTGAACAGGAGGATACGATGGCGGCCGATTTATTATCTGTAGAAGAGATTGATGAAGCATTGTTGACCCTCGACGGCTGGGAGGTCGTCGACGATTCGATTCGGCGCGAGCTCGAGTTCGACGACTTTATGGAGGCGATCGATTTCATCACGCGCATCGCGGTCTATGCCGAGGAGATGGATCACCACCCGGAGATTCGAAATGTCTATAATATCGTGTCTCTGGCGCTGACCACGCACGACGCCGGCGGGCTCACCCAGAAGGACTTTGACCTGGCGTTAAAGATCGATATCGAGGCCTGAGACCGCGCGGATTGTCCAGGTTGGCAGACAAAAGAAAACGCCCGGTGGCTCAATGCCACCGGGCGTTTTTTATGCTCTGTGGAGGGCAGCGCCGAAGCGCCGCCCCCGCCAAGCATCAATAATTATGCAGCCACTCAACCGCTTCGGCGATATCGTCGATCTGGGGCAAGATGCGGTCCTCCAAATCGGGGTGATACGCCACGAAGCTGTCGAGCGCGGCCACCCGGCGCACCGGGCCGTCCAGGTACTCGAAGAGCTCGTCGCCGATACGCGTGGCGATCTCGGTGCCGTAGCCCCAGCTCTGGCCGTCTTCATAGACGATCAGCGCCTTATTGGTCTTCTTGACCGACTTGGCGATCGCGTCGAAGTCGTAGGGCTGCAGGCTGCGAAGGTCGATGACCTCGGCGTCGACGTTGCCGAGCTTCTTGACCGCGCGCAGCGTGCGCTCAACCGTGGCGCCATAGGTGATGACCGTAAGGTCGGCGCCGGGGCGCACGATCTTCGCTTTGCCGAACGGGATCATATAATCGTCGCCCGGGTTCAGCGACTTATTATAGGTCTGGCGATACAGATGCTTGTGCTCCAGGAACATGACCGGGTCGTCGCAGCGGATCGCGGTGCGCAATAGGCCCGCGGCGTCCGCGGCGTTCGACGGCATCACCACCCGAAGGCCCGGAATATGCGTGAAGAGCACCGCGCCCGACTGGCTATGATAGGGCGCGCCGCCCTTGAGGTAGCCTCCGATCGGCACGCGCACGACCACCGGTGCCTTGAAGTTGTTATTTGAGCGCCAGCGCATATTCGACAGCTCGTTCTTAAGCTGCATATAGGCGGGCCAGATATAGTCGAAGAATTGAATCTCGACGACCGGCTTAAGCCCGCGCGTCGCCATGCCGATGGCGCGCCCGATGATATTGGCCTCGGCCAAGGGGCTGTTGAAGACGCGGCGATAGCCGAACTCCTCCTGCAGGCGGTGCGTGACCTTGAACACGCCGCCTTTGCCTTTGACCTGGCCTTCGTATTCGGTCTTCGTGAAGTCAGCGACGTCTTCGCCGAAGATCACGATGCCCGGGTTGCGCCGCATCTCGGTGCGCATCGTGTGGTTCAACAGGTCGACGACGGTCTTCTCGCCGCCTTCCTCATCCCACTGCGGCTCGGTGGAGAAGTCGTCGCTGGTCGGGTCGACGTCCGGGCTGAAGATATAGTCCAGCGCGGTGTCGGGGTGGGGCGTCGGCAGCTCAAGCGCGGTGTCGACCGCGGCCTCGACGGTGGCCTCGACCTCGGCCTTGATCGCCTCGACCTCTTCCTCGGTAAGGATACCCTCTTTGATGAGGAATTTCGGGTAGGTCGTGATCGGGTCGCGCTCCGCGTCGGCGTCGCGCTCCTCTTCGGGGCGGTACATCGACTCGTCGTCGGACATCGAGTGGCTATAGGGGCGTACTACATGCGCGTGGAGCAGGGCGGGGCCGTGGCCCGCGCGGGCGTAATCGACCGCCTTTTGCGCCTCGATATAGCTGACCACCGGGTCGCAGCCGTCATATTCGGTGATGTAGAGGTTCTTAAAGCCTTTGACGGCGTGCGAGATCGAGCCGCCGTGGACCTGCTCACTGCTCGGCACGCTGATGGCGTAGCCGTTGTCCTCGACCATAAAGATGACCGGCAATTTGAAGGTCGCGGCGGTACCCACGGCCTCCCAGAACTCACCCTCACTCGAGGCGCCATCGCCGATCGACACGTAGACCACTTCATCGGTCTCATAGCGGTCGGTTTGGCCTTTGAGCTCGGCGATCTCCTGCATGATGCGCCCGACTTCGGCGGCACCGGTGGCCTGCAGATGCTGGGTGCCCGTGCACGAGGATTGGCTGACGATGTTGAGGTCCTTATGACCCCAATGCGCCGGCATCTGGCGGCCACCCGAGTTCGGGTCTTCGCTAGAGCCGACCGCTTCGGCCAGGACCTCGACCGGCGTCATGCCAAGGGCAAGCACCAGCGCGCGGTCGCGATAATAGGGGTAGAACCAGTCGTAGGCCGGGCGCAGCGCGCGCGCCGCGCCGACCAGCGCAGCCTCATGGCCCGCACCCGAAATCTGGAAATAGATCTTCTGCAAGCGCTTGAGGTTGACCTCGGCGTCGTCGAGCTTTCGCGAGGTGTACATCTGGCGAAAGAACTCGACCAATTCCTGCTTGGTCAGCCCGCCATAGGGCGCATCGGTCGGGGCGCTCGACTTTGATGCGGGCGCTGATGTCTTGGCCAGAACCGTCTTGGTAGCGGCATCTGGGGCCGTGTTTTCCTCAATATTCCTGGTCATGTTTTTATCCGATTCCATTGGGTTTGGCGTTGTGTATTTCGGGTCCTCAGCACCTTCGGCTTACGTGCGATAAAAGGTGAGAACGCGAAAAAATGGGCTGCTGGATTCCACTGTTAGCATAGCGATCGCGGGAGGGTAAAGCCGGGAAGTAACCGGCGATGCAACCCGCTAATAAGCCTGGGCCAAAGATGCGATTGCCGCCCGTGCGGGCGCCCCAAAACATCATCTGCGCCGGCGCCACAGCACTGCAGCGGCCAGCAGCGCCAGCAAGCCGGCTTCGCCGGGCGCCGCGTCGCTTTGATTGCAGGCACAGCCCGAGGTCGAGGCGGTCTTCGGTCGGTCAATTGTGTCGTCCTGGGCGTCGGGGTCAGCGCCGATATCAGAGCCGACGTCCTGGCCGGAAATCGCATCCGCGGGATTCCCCGGCGCGTCTGCGTCGGAATCGACGCTCTGGGTGTCATCGGGCCCGCCCGCATCTGCGGGAGCTCCCGCATCCGGTGAGTCGCCTGCGTCACCGGGGAAGCCGGCGTCTTCGCCGGGCTCTGGCTCTTCTTCCTCCTCGCGCGGGGGCGGGTCGACCACTTGAATGGTCGAATAGAGGGCCGGCTCACCCCAGCCTTCACCCTCGCTCCAGGGCGGGCCTTGCAGGTCGGTGTCGCTGCCATCGAAGGGCGCAGTCGCGCAACTAAAGCGGCTATAGCCTCGGGCGCATAGGTCGGCTTTGCCGTCACCATCTACATCGGCGACGCGGATCGTCGAATAATATTTGATTCGGTTCCAATCGCCGTCGTTCGACCAGGGCGGGCCGCTGATCGTCGGGCCAAAGCCGTCGCCCTCAAATCGATGACATACGATCTTCGCGTTTGCGCGGGCGCACACATCCAATTGCCCGTCGCCGTCGATATCGGCCATGCGAATGGTCGAGAAATTATCGTGGTCATCCCAGCCCGATGCGTTCGGCCACAGGTCGCTGCCGAGCGCCGGACCGAAGCTTGTGCCGCGCGACAGGTGGCAGCGAAACCCGCTCCCGCCGCGCGCGCACAGGTCGGCCTTGCCGTCTCCGTCAACATCTTTGAGGCGAATCGTCGGCCAATAGGGGAGCTTATGCCAGCCACCGGCGTCGCTCCAGCCGGGGCCGGAGATCTCGGTGCTGAAGTTCTGCCCATCCGATAGCCAACAGCGCATGCCGTCTTTGGTGCGCGCGCAGACGTCGGCCTTGCCGTCTCCGTTCACGTCGCCAAAGCGAATGGTTCCGTAATATTCAGGGGCTCGAAAGCCCTCACCGTTAGATAGCTCGCTCAGCACCGTGCTTCGCCCCGAGAAGCCGCTGCCGGTGCTATAATAGCAATACAGACCGGCCGCCCCGCGGGCGCAGAGGTCATCCTTCCCATCGCCATTGATATCGGCCATCGCCAGCGTCGAATAATAACTCGCCGAGCCTCCCCAACCGGAGTCATCGGAGAGCTCGGGGCCGTCAAAGCGCGACCCGAAGCTGCTGCCGTCGGATAGGTAGCAGCGCACCCCGGCGTTATAGCGCGCGCAGACGTCGGCCTTTCCGTCGCCGTTGAGGTCCCCGTAGCGAATGGAGGCGTAGTTTTTGGGGTTATTCCAGCCCTGGTTTAGGGGCATATTGGGGCCCTGAACACGCGTCGTGAA encodes:
- a CDS encoding protein kinase domain-containing protein, producing MTVETPQLPQPGDLVGGRFRILEHLGTGGFGTVFKAVQENVGREVALKFLTPGVAEDPINVERFRREAYHVSQLRHPHTITLYDYGQTENGLVFMVLEFLDGEELSEQIQARGAIPAPRAAHIFIQVLKSLTEAHRRGLVHRDLKPENIFICTMFGEQDYVKVLDFGVAKMTLMETEHEDEGEEALTRAGRIFGTPMYMAPEQACAEPITPATDVYALGLLIYEIWTGKPPVTGKNRMEVIHKQIRDPVPEMSPALEQTPLGQVIRRACMKAPERRYQDASEFLTAFVNALHQMRIFPAPAGGTSPEISLTMAVPSELLSADATQVMTPPSELMTHPGHQALDPSAQARTGQRTPAPSPVQRMRRTPKPAKPGELPASLHAQNHQPTPVVQQVSSPTVAVPAEAGAAARPRYQIELVGRDMVLSQCMEIARDSISGRSGQIILIEGESGIGKSRVVRTFLAQTKTLGFESCLGHFRRRALPMEALREALAASWGVSHSERSRVEQVIGQDLRSLGGLTAPEIDFIIDFVRPKALDASQSPTSDSEAGALFARLERVLLMLAERRPFLLALEDVHYADSATISFLEYLAVTLRTQSVPLVVMLSLRPEERSVNSDLEHSLRTINANIGVGFSRIRLKRLRGGELARLLDAILPLQPRLKERIAWLSQGVPLHAIQIIRYLRSEDKLVLSGRRWALKLGSPREINLPPDLMDLMYLRLEQAVTGYSGSADLRALLEWMAVLGMRTPIDLLVNVLAATGDVDVEDLDAALDSLIDEGIIHQAMHRNLVCVEFDSSLLREALLGALSDRWSNRRLHEDAARHKIEFYQEKALEPALVEIAEHWRQAGQMEAYRDTLFEAASRAKARFDTRGARERFRELIYELEGQGDRSDKWVQTHLALAELARHFGEFGLAEEHYRRVLGEDGSEPSMRPEHAEALRGFAHLLFLQRRNNEALHCYRRALKVSQNYKDVAGVSKALVGLSRVYLMRGDAREGAKVRDHLEQMLPHLPPGETAGRVLLHLAEVAQRQGKLGARYGYLVRARDQLDDSADRRSLSNVLLALGSSLMDPAMNAPDRMQRAEQVLREGMEIKRSVGDRHGVAEAYRHLGQLELEQANYPAAQQLLEQSLTIHQALGAPFNIGATHNSLAIACLYRGEFSVAEEHCDRAIELFERINDQIAVSHVMLNKAIVLLNRCDIRGAQRLLRESRRIKEALGSNWALFDLRNYLAISAMWLGDFEQAEQVLEETLRGVDEHGTDEDRTIARSLNGLLAAVQGRLQVAAVEFSRARQDADELGINRVSAFCHANTSVYAYLNGDQVGFDSLVNAVVPTKLYHMLHREIWLSFVENIVHHAVQQGRDAHAARLLRCMSELFNRYGYRERGGLLRSDAEAIEAELDALRS
- a CDS encoding phosphodiester glycosidase family protein produces the protein MRQVGLNTRANALRPSLVITLATLTLLACVPEAVAADTWSSPHPGMRKLYRTASGPNRIHALEVDLCKAGVGVRTTKSNERQRTPSSFGSLVGAEAVINGDFFNYSGYSTSGLAIGEGQHWSGSSDGAANTYVAFGKNRVEFSGSNESRGAESWMRSVTSGLGVLVEDGQSITTNPSRPSHCSQRHPRTAMGISADKRTLYMAVVDGRSTSSRGMTCVELANVMKGLGAHSAVNLDGGGSSAMWVRGSGVVNNPSDGSQRVVANHLAVFAKGAGEPNACDRSYEEAALQSAARGASTTTDVDGDGIADACSLGPNGLECYLAAGGFTTRVQGPNMPLNQGWNNPKNYASIRYGDLNGDGKADVCARYNAGVRCYLSDGSSFGSRFDGPELSDDSGWGGSASYYSTLAMADINGDGKDDLCARGAAGLYCYYSTGSGFSGRSTVLSELSNGEGFRAPEYYGTIRFGDVNGDGKADVCARTKDGMRCWLSDGQNFSTEISGPGWSDAGGWHKLPYWPTIRLKDVDGDGKADLCARGGSGFRCHLSRGTSFGPALGSDLWPNASGWDDHDNFSTIRMADIDGDGQLDVCARANAKIVCHRFEGDGFGPTISGPPWSNDGDWNRIKYYSTIRVADVDGDGKADLCARGYSRFSCATAPFDGSDTDLQGPPWSEGEGWGEPALYSTIQVVDPPPREEEEEPEPGEDAGFPGDAGDSPDAGAPADAGGPDDTQSVDSDADAPGNPADAISGQDVGSDIGADPDAQDDTIDRPKTASTSGCACNQSDAAPGEAGLLALLAAAVLWRRRR
- a CDS encoding alpha-ketoacid dehydrogenase subunit alpha/beta — its product is MTRNIEENTAPDAATKTVLAKTSAPASKSSAPTDAPYGGLTKQELVEFFRQMYTSRKLDDAEVNLKRLQKIYFQISGAGHEAALVGAARALRPAYDWFYPYYRDRALVLALGMTPVEVLAEAVGSSEDPNSGGRQMPAHWGHKDLNIVSQSSCTGTQHLQATGAAEVGRIMQEIAELKGQTDRYETDEVVYVSIGDGASSEGEFWEAVGTAATFKLPVIFMVEDNGYAISVPSSEQVHGGSISHAVKGFKNLYITEYDGCDPVVSYIEAQKAVDYARAGHGPALLHAHVVRPYSHSMSDDESMYRPEEERDADAERDPITTYPKFLIKEGILTEEEVEAIKAEVEATVEAAVDTALELPTPHPDTALDYIFSPDVDPTSDDFSTEPQWDEEGGEKTVVDLLNHTMRTEMRRNPGIVIFGEDVADFTKTEYEGQVKGKGGVFKVTHRLQEEFGYRRVFNSPLAEANIIGRAIGMATRGLKPVVEIQFFDYIWPAYMQLKNELSNMRWRSNNNFKAPVVVRVPIGGYLKGGAPYHSQSGAVLFTHIPGLRVVMPSNAADAAGLLRTAIRCDDPVMFLEHKHLYRQTYNKSLNPGDDYMIPFGKAKIVRPGADLTVITYGATVERTLRAVKKLGNVDAEVIDLRSLQPYDFDAIAKSVKKTNKALIVYEDGQSWGYGTEIATRIGDELFEYLDGPVRRVAALDSFVAYHPDLEDRILPQIDDIAEAVEWLHNY
- a CDS encoding 4a-hydroxytetrahydrobiopterin dehydratase, which encodes MAADLLSVEEIDEALLTLDGWEVVDDSIRRELEFDDFMEAIDFITRIAVYAEEMDHHPEIRNVYNIVSLALTTHDAGGLTQKDFDLALKIDIEA